AGCTGCTCGTTGGTGCGGTCGTCCTCATCATTACTGCAGCGTTAGTGGCCACTCCGACTCCCATGGACATGTTAGACATACCCATGGAAGCCAACGTCGTAGACGCACGGTGAGCACCTGCACGCTCGACCTATTTGGTTGAGGCCTTCGGCTGGAACTCTGCGATTTCACGGGTCTGATCACGCTTCATGCGCTGGGCCATCGCCTTGACCTTGGCATCCTTCAGCATCGGCAGGTGGTGGTCGATCATCGTCGTTGCCTGCTGATGATGCTGAACCACGTGGTGGTAGAACATGCGGTCGTACGCAGCGCCAGTCAGCGGCTTGAGTTCGTCGACCATTTTCTGATTGTCGGGCATGATCATTGGATCATAGGCATCCTTGAATTGCCGCTCCAGCGTGGTCACCATTGAATCGAGCTCGGCGTCCTGTTTCGTGTCGAGCATTTCCGCATCCGCCTGTGTCGCTGCCGATCCCTTCTTTTGCTCGATCGTCAGATGAGCCATGGCGATCATGCCCTTGTGGTGCTCGCTCATCATGCGGAGGAAGTCGCGGTCCGGGTCGCCAGTAGCGCCACCCATCGGCGACATAGTGCCCATACTGCCCATGGTGCTGTGATCCATGCCCGCCATACCATCGGCACTACCTCCGGCCTCGGGCATCGGCGCACCGGCGCCCGCCGCTGCGGACGTATCGCCACGAGCCGCCTGGTCCGATTTTGCAGAGCACGCGGTGGTCACCACCAGGGCGCCCGAGGCGACCAACAACGCAGCGGCTCTCACGCCGCCTCGCCTCACGCCCTGGGTAGCGCTGGCCGGCAAAAGACTGTGCATTGACGCCTCGTGAAAGCAGAGTGAAAGGACAGTGTCGCGCTCGCAACGTTGCGGTGCATAAATCGTACCTTGACGGCGGGCCGAGTGGTCTAGCGAACGCGGCTTTATGCAGCATAAAACAAGAGTATACTTCGCACGACCACCCATTTGTGCAGTGT
The Gemmatimonas sp. genome window above contains:
- a CDS encoding DUF305 domain-containing protein encodes the protein MHSLLPASATQGVRRGGVRAAALLVASGALVVTTACSAKSDQAARGDTSAAAGAGAPMPEAGGSADGMAGMDHSTMGSMGTMSPMGGATGDPDRDFLRMMSEHHKGMIAMAHLTIEQKKGSAATQADAEMLDTKQDAELDSMVTTLERQFKDAYDPMIMPDNQKMVDELKPLTGAAYDRMFYHHVVQHHQQATTMIDHHLPMLKDAKVKAMAQRMKRDQTREIAEFQPKASTK